Proteins encoded by one window of Bubalus kerabau isolate K-KA32 ecotype Philippines breed swamp buffalo chromosome 22, PCC_UOA_SB_1v2, whole genome shotgun sequence:
- the ADRA2A gene encoding alpha-2A adrenergic receptor — protein sequence MFRQEQPLAEGSFAPMGSLQPDAGNASWNGTEAPGGGARATPYSLQVTLTLVCLAGLLMLFTVFGNVLVIIAVFTSRALKAPQNLFLVSLASADILVATLVIPFSLANEVMGYWYFGKAWCEIYLALDVLFCTSSIVHLCAISLDRYWSITQAIEYNLKRTPRRIKAIIVTVWVISAVISFPPLISFEKKRGRSGQPSSEPRCEINDQKWYVISSSIGSFFAPCLIMILVYVRIYQIAKRRTRVPPSRRGPDATAAELPGGAERRPNGLGPERGGVGPVGAEVESLQVQLNGAPGEPAPAGPPDADALDLEESSSSEHAERPPGSRRSERGPRAKGKARASQVKPGDSLPRRGPGATGPGAPAAGPAEERSGGGAKASRWRGRQNREKRFTFVLAVVIGVFVVCWFPFFFTYTLTAIGCPVPPTLFKFFFWFGYCNSSLNPVIYTIFNHDFRRAFKKILCRGDRKRIV from the coding sequence ATGTTCCGCCAGGAGCAGCCGCTGGCCGAGGGCAGCTTCGCGCCCATGGGCTCCCTGCAGCCGGACGCGGGCAACGCGAGCTGGAACGGGACCGAGGCCCCGGGGGGCGGCGCCCGGGCCACCCCCTACTCCCTGCAGGTGACGCTGACGCTGGTGTGCCTGGCTGGCCTGCTCATGCTGTTCACAGTGTTCGGTAACGTGCTTGTCATCATTGCTGTGTTCACAAGCCGCGCGCTCAAGGCGCCCCAGAATCTCTTCCTGGTGTCTCTGGCTTCGGCTGACATCCTGGTGGCCACGCTTGTCATCCCTTTCTCGCTGGCCAACGAGGTCATGGGCTACTGGTACTTCGGCAAGGCGTGGTGTGAGATCTACCTGGCGCTCGACGTGCTCTTCTGCACGTCTTCCATAGTGCACCTGTGCGCCATCAGCCTGGATCGTTACTGGTCCATCACCCAGGCCATAGAGTACAACCTGAAGCGCACGCCACGCCGCATCAAGGCCATCATCGTCACGGTGTGGGTCATCTCGGCCGTCATCTCCTTCCCCCCGCTCATTTCCTTCGAGAAGAAGAGAGGCAGGAGTGGCCAGCCGTCCTCCGAACCGCGCTGTGAGATCAACGACCAGAAGTGGTACGTCATCTCGTCGAGCATCGGCTCCTTCTTCGCGCCCTGCCTGATCATGATCCTGGTCTATGTGCGCATCTACCAGATCGCCAAGCGCCGCACCCGCGTGCCGCCCAGTCGCCGGGGTCCCGATGCCACCGCCGCTGAGCTGCCAGGGGGCGCCGAGCGCAGGCCCAACGGCTTGGGCCCGGAGCGCGGCGGCGTGGGCCCCGTGGGCGCCGAGGTCGAGTCGCTGCAGGTCCAGCTCAATGGTGCCCCGGGGGAGCCCGCGCCCGCAGGGCCGCCGGACGCCGACGCGCTGGACCTAGAGGAGAGCTCCTCGTCTGAGCATGCTGAGCGGCCCCCGGGGTCCCGCAGGTCGGAGCGCGGGCCCCGGGCCAAAGGCAAGGCCCGGGCGAGCCAGGTGAAGCCCGGGGACAGCCTGCCAAGGCGCGGGCCGGGGGCGACGGGGCCGGGGGCACCCGCGGCCGGGCCGGCGGAGGAGCGCTCTGGCGGGGGCGCCAAGGCGTCGCGCTGGCGCGGGCGGCAGAACCGCGAGAAGCGCTTCACCTTCGTGCTGGCGGTGGTCATCGGCGTGTTCGTGGTGTGCTGGTTCCCCTTCTTCTTCACCTACACGCTCACGGCCATCGGCTGCCCCGTGCCGCCCACGCTCTTCAAGTTCTTCTTCTGGTTCGGCTACTGCAACAGCTCGCTGAACCCGGTCATATACACCATCTTCAATCACGACTTCCGCCGCGCCTTCAAGAAGATCCTCTGCCGGGGGGACAGGAAGCGGATCGTGTGA
- the LOC129637124 gene encoding proline-rich protein HaeIII subfamily 1-like gives MAASPHSGTPNSGGAHSAWGVPPFPPKGLDPNVRLPLTSPTRPAARSTCRKSVARPRARLLRMRPVPFTASAAEKQLPGLQCRRLAAGAPPPGHPQHLLSPALLSFPNSRCPRTPACPVALSARSSPCRRPGDHLPRSRFLEGRSPTRPGPPEDGGAFMRPPHSSIPPPPPPPSSARCAPAPAGHSTLEVPRRSERRQSPHRGPNPGPAGPAASGGSERVGVRFGDIRRETQDPKPASAPLGCLPGWGRAPHTEGLRPLPCGYGDGTLKLEGSGNPGIQPLIFLEEVSCSGSPSSG, from the exons ATGGCCGCCTCTCCCCACAGTGGAACTCCTAACTCTGGCGGAGCCCATTCCGCGTGGGGGGTGCCTCCCTTTCCGCCAAAGGGGTTGGATCCGAACGTGCGCCTTCCTCTCACCAGCCCCACTCGCCCCGCCGCCAGGAGCACTTGCAGGAAAAGTGTGGCCCGGCCCAGGGCGCGGTTGCTCCGGATGCGACCTGTACCG TTCACGGCTAGTGCGGCGGAGAAGCAGCTGCCCGGGCTTCAGTGCAGACGCCTAGCAGCCGGCGCGCCGCCGCCCGGCCACCCCCAGCACCTTCTCTCCCCAGCCCTGCTCTCCTTCCCAAACTCACGCTGCCCTCGGACCCCAGCCTGTCCCGTCGCGCTCAGCGCCCGAAGCTCGCCGTGCCGACGCCCAGGAGACCACCTGCCTCGGTCGCGGTTCCTGGAGGGCCGATCGCCTACCCGCCCGGGTCCGCCTGAGGACGGGGGCGCCTTCATGCGGCCCCCACACTCCTCAAtcccaccgccgccgccgcctccgagCTCCGCGCGCTGCGCCCCAGCCCCAGCAGGGCACTCAACTTTGGAAGTCCCGCGACGCTCCGAGAGGCGGCAGAGTCCGCACCGTGGCCCCAACCCGGGCCCCGCCGGCCCCGCCGCGTCTGGGGGAAGCGAGAGAGTCGGTGTTCGCTTCGGAGATATAAGGAGAGAGACACAGGACCCCAAGCCAGCATCAGCACCCCTCGGCTGCCTCCCGGGTTGGGGGCGGGCCCCGCACACG GAGGGCTTAAGACCCTTGCCCTGTGGTTATGGTGATGGCACTTTGAAGCTGGAAGGGTCTGGAAATCCAGGAATTCAGCCCCTCATCTTCTTAGAGGAAGTGAGCTGCTCAGGGTCCCCCAGCTCTGGGTGA